One part of the Sporosarcina ureae genome encodes these proteins:
- the folB gene encoding dihydroneopterin aldolase has product MDYIHLNDMEFYGYHGALPEENKLGQRFRLTVSLATDLAEAGQTDDLSKTMNYAEVYEMCKNIVEGEAVHLIETVAETVAGTIMTDFAEKVNGVRVLLIKPDPPIRGHYSSVSVEITRGRFT; this is encoded by the coding sequence ATGGATTATATTCATTTGAATGATATGGAGTTTTACGGTTACCACGGCGCATTGCCTGAAGAGAATAAACTAGGACAGCGCTTTCGTCTGACAGTTTCATTGGCAACAGATCTTGCCGAAGCTGGACAAACTGATGATTTATCGAAAACAATGAACTATGCGGAAGTGTATGAGATGTGCAAGAACATTGTGGAAGGAGAAGCAGTTCATTTGATCGAAACGGTGGCGGAAACAGTGGCGGGTACGATTATGACAGACTTTGCGGAAAAGGTGAATGGTGTGCGCGTCCTACTTATAAAGCCGGATCCACCGATTCGAGGGCATTACTCATCCGTTTCCGTGGAAATCACGAGGGGGCGTTTCACTTGA
- the folK gene encoding 2-amino-4-hydroxy-6-hydroxymethyldihydropteridine diphosphokinase, with protein MNNAYLSLGSNIGNRLEHLQQAVELLNENPSIKALKVSSVYETEPVGLTEQAKFLNIVVNLETTLEATELLSACQSIENKLGRMRKIRWGPRTVDLDILLYNEEHIQLEHLIIPHIRMQERAFVLVPLVEINPEVKNPITGRLYNEEPAIKEDGVNLWKKIVRIEEFLQ; from the coding sequence TTGAATAACGCCTACTTGTCACTCGGGTCGAATATAGGTAATCGCCTCGAGCATTTACAGCAAGCTGTGGAGTTGTTAAATGAAAATCCTTCTATTAAGGCGTTAAAAGTTTCTTCAGTGTACGAAACTGAGCCTGTCGGATTAACAGAACAAGCGAAGTTTTTGAATATCGTAGTGAATCTAGAGACTACATTAGAAGCAACAGAATTATTGAGTGCGTGTCAATCCATTGAAAACAAGCTTGGTAGAATGCGTAAAATCCGTTGGGGTCCACGGACGGTAGACTTGGATATCTTGCTTTATAATGAAGAGCACATTCAACTGGAGCATCTGATTATTCCACATATCCGTATGCAAGAGCGCGCCTTTGTTCTCGTTCCACTAGTCGAAATTAACCCGGAAGTAAAGAATCCTATAACGGGAAGGCTCTACAATGAAGAGCCTGCGATAAAGGAAGACGGAGTGAATCTTTGGAAAAAGATTGTGCGAATTGAGGAGTTTCTACAATAA
- the lysS gene encoding lysine--tRNA ligase, producing MSNMDEMNDQLLVRRQKMKDIREGGLDPFGQRFERTHLTSEIRSTYEEQSKEELEENEHEVTIAGRIMTKRGKGKAGFAHIQDLGGQIQIYVRQDAIGEDAYKLFTFADLGDIVGVQGVIFKTKVGELSIKATKFTFLTKALRPLPEKFHGLQDVEQRYRQRYLDLISTEGSKETFIMRSRIIQSMRHYLDGQGFLEVETPMLHSIAGGAAARPFVTHHNTLDMTLYMRIAIELHLKRLIVGGLEKVYEIGRVFRNEGMSTRHNPEFTMIELYEAYADYNDIMELTENLVAHIAQEVLGTTTIQYGDDQIELAPRWKRLHMADAVKDFTGVDFWQQLTKEQAHELAKEHNVQVTPSMEVGHVLNEFFEQKVEEELVQPTFIYGHPVEVSPLAKKNPEDPRYTDRFELFIVRREHANAFTELNDPIDQRERFESQLVEKEQGNDEAHEMDEDFITALEYGLPPTGGLGIGIDRLVMLLTNSQSIRDVLLFPQMRPKD from the coding sequence ATGTCCAATATGGATGAAATGAATGATCAGCTTTTGGTGAGACGCCAGAAGATGAAAGATATACGCGAAGGTGGTTTGGATCCTTTCGGTCAGCGTTTTGAACGAACACACCTAACAAGTGAAATCCGCTCTACATATGAAGAACAATCAAAAGAAGAGCTGGAAGAGAACGAGCATGAAGTAACAATTGCCGGCCGTATCATGACGAAGCGTGGTAAAGGTAAGGCAGGATTTGCGCATATCCAAGATCTTGGAGGTCAAATCCAGATTTACGTGCGTCAAGACGCTATTGGTGAAGATGCTTATAAGCTATTCACTTTTGCGGATCTTGGAGACATTGTCGGCGTACAAGGCGTTATCTTCAAAACAAAAGTAGGAGAACTCTCTATTAAAGCGACGAAGTTTACGTTCTTGACGAAAGCATTACGTCCGTTACCTGAGAAGTTCCATGGCTTACAAGATGTAGAACAGCGCTATCGCCAACGCTACCTAGACTTGATTTCGACTGAAGGCAGCAAAGAAACATTCATTATGCGTAGTCGTATCATTCAATCCATGCGTCATTATTTAGATGGACAAGGTTTCCTTGAAGTAGAAACACCTATGCTTCACTCGATTGCAGGAGGAGCAGCAGCTCGCCCATTCGTTACACATCACAATACACTTGATATGACACTATACATGCGAATTGCTATTGAACTACATCTAAAGCGCCTAATCGTTGGAGGTCTAGAGAAAGTATATGAGATCGGACGCGTATTCCGTAATGAAGGAATGTCCACTCGCCACAACCCCGAATTCACAATGATTGAGTTGTACGAAGCCTATGCAGATTACAACGACATCATGGAATTGACTGAGAACCTTGTGGCACATATCGCGCAAGAAGTGCTCGGTACAACGACGATCCAATACGGTGACGATCAAATCGAATTAGCACCACGTTGGAAACGACTGCACATGGCAGACGCAGTTAAAGACTTTACGGGTGTTGACTTCTGGCAGCAATTGACGAAAGAACAAGCACATGAATTAGCAAAAGAGCATAACGTTCAAGTAACTCCTTCTATGGAAGTAGGTCATGTACTGAATGAATTCTTCGAACAAAAAGTAGAAGAAGAACTTGTGCAGCCGACATTCATCTACGGACATCCTGTAGAGGTATCACCTCTTGCGAAGAAGAACCCGGAAGATCCACGCTACACGGATCGCTTCGAGCTATTCATCGTCCGTCGTGAACACGCGAACGCCTTTACGGAATTAAATGATCCAATCGATCAGCGCGAACGCTTTGAGTCGCAACTTGTTGAGAAGGAACAAGGAAACGACGAAGCGCATGAAATGGACGAAGATTTCATTACAGCATTAGAATACGGACTACCGCCTACAGGTGGTCTAGGTATCGGAATCGATCGTCTCGTCATGTTGTTGACGAACTCTCAATCAATCCGTGACGTACTATTATTCCCTCAAATGCGTCCTAAAGACTGA
- a CDS encoding IS1182 family transposase translates to MFKDYNMNQLILPLDLEISLQEHDIAYAVHDLVESIPKQAFDSFLRETGCPSYHPRMMLKIILCAYTQSVFSGRKIEGLLKDSLRMMWLAQGYKPSYRTINRFRVHPEVKEVLRQCFVQFRCQLVQKQLIDEEAIFIDGTKIEANANKFTFVWRKSVERYSSGLVERSSQMYEELLEKEIIPEIERESFDELSTAELSKVVEKLDETIQTYTEKINASEDVEERKQIRSLRKEPKQYRKQFQDFLDRKQKYQHDMKIFGHRNSYSKTDRDATFMRMKDDYMKNGQLKPGYNVQIATEGQYTLAFDVYPNPTDTRTLIPFLDTIEQDFFELPQYIVADAGYGSEQNYGDVIENRKRVPLITYNQYRKEKKKKYKTDPFNTANWAYDETTDTFTCPNDRKLVFRYLSNRTDRYQFTRTMKVYECEDCSSCPLRSFCTKAKEENNRKLYVNEKWEQQKEYIREKLSDKKTGEIYGKRKIDVEPVFGFLKANLGFTRFSVRGKDKVKNELAFGLLAVNLRKYTAREVNV, encoded by the coding sequence ATGTTTAAAGATTATAACATGAACCAACTGATTTTACCTTTAGATTTAGAAATTAGCTTACAAGAACATGATATTGCTTACGCCGTGCATGATCTAGTCGAAAGCATTCCGAAACAAGCATTTGACAGCTTTTTGCGTGAGACAGGTTGCCCATCTTATCATCCACGGATGATGTTAAAGATCATTTTGTGTGCCTATACACAGTCTGTTTTTTCGGGCAGAAAAATAGAAGGACTGTTAAAAGATAGCCTTCGCATGATGTGGTTAGCTCAAGGTTATAAACCAAGCTATCGCACCATCAATCGATTTCGCGTTCATCCTGAAGTAAAAGAAGTACTACGCCAGTGCTTCGTGCAATTTCGTTGCCAGCTGGTACAAAAACAGCTAATTGATGAAGAAGCCATTTTTATTGATGGAACGAAGATTGAGGCGAATGCCAACAAATTTACATTTGTCTGGCGCAAGTCAGTGGAACGGTATAGTTCAGGTCTTGTAGAAAGGTCCAGTCAGATGTACGAAGAGCTGTTAGAAAAAGAGATCATCCCTGAAATCGAACGAGAAAGTTTTGATGAACTATCTACTGCGGAACTGTCTAAAGTAGTAGAGAAGCTAGATGAAACTATCCAAACCTATACAGAAAAGATTAACGCTAGCGAAGATGTCGAGGAACGCAAACAAATTCGCTCGCTACGAAAAGAACCTAAACAATACCGTAAACAATTTCAAGACTTCTTGGATCGAAAGCAGAAGTATCAGCACGATATGAAGATCTTTGGCCATCGTAACAGCTACTCGAAGACGGACCGCGATGCGACCTTTATGCGGATGAAAGATGATTATATGAAAAACGGGCAACTAAAACCGGGATATAATGTGCAAATTGCGACCGAAGGGCAATATACCCTCGCTTTTGACGTGTATCCAAATCCGACCGATACGCGTACACTCATTCCATTCTTAGATACTATTGAACAAGACTTTTTTGAGCTGCCACAGTATATTGTCGCGGATGCCGGTTATGGAAGTGAACAGAATTACGGAGATGTCATTGAAAATCGAAAGCGCGTTCCGCTTATTACCTATAACCAATATCGCAAAGAAAAGAAAAAGAAGTACAAAACCGACCCTTTCAATACGGCGAATTGGGCATATGATGAAACTACGGATACCTTTACTTGTCCAAATGACAGAAAACTCGTGTTCCGCTACCTTTCCAATCGGACGGATCGTTATCAATTCACACGGACGATGAAAGTATACGAATGTGAGGATTGTTCAAGCTGCCCATTGCGCTCTTTCTGTACCAAAGCAAAAGAAGAGAACAATAGGAAGCTGTATGTGAATGAAAAGTGGGAACAGCAAAAAGAATATATTCGTGAAAAGCTTTCAGATAAGAAAACAGGTGAAATTTACGGCAAGCGCAAGATTGACGTAGAGCCAGTTTTTGGATTCTTGAAGGCTAATTTAGGGTTCACTCGTTTCTCCGTAAGGGGAAAGGATAAGGTGAAAAATGAATTAGCCTTCGGTTTATTGGCAGTGAACTTGAGAAAGTACACTGCCAGGGAGGTAAACGTATAG